In Rutidosis leptorrhynchoides isolate AG116_Rl617_1_P2 chromosome 2, CSIRO_AGI_Rlap_v1, whole genome shotgun sequence, one genomic interval encodes:
- the LOC139888703 gene encoding uncharacterized protein, with protein sequence MHVKEIESEKKQLLNVPVVKDFPGVFHEDLPGLPPHRQVEFQIDLNPGVAPVARPPYRLAPSELQDLSNQLQELLDKGFIRPSSSPLGAPILKEEHLRIILGLLEKEQLYAKFSKCDFWLHSVQFLGHVVSSQGIHVDPTKIEAIGNWEVPKTPTHANVVSDTLSWKERIKPLRVRALNMTIRANLFSQIRDAQLEAVKEEHLKDEEIKGLVKQFEVKGDGTRYFVGRLWVPTRGDLRKLVLD encoded by the exons ATGCACGTAAAGGAGATAGAGTCAGAGAAGAAGCAACTTCTTAATGTACCAGTAGTAAAGGATTTTCCTGGAGTTTTTCATGAAGATTTACCTGGTCTTCCTCCAcatagacaagttgaatttcaaatcgacttAAATCCGGGTGTTGCACCTGTTGCTCGACCACCGTATCGATTAGCACCTTCAGAATTGCAAGATTTGtcgaaccaattacaagaactgttggataagggatttattcgacctAGTTCATCGCCCTTGGGTGCTCCTATTTT AAAGGAAGAACACTTGCGAATAATTCTTGGATTGCTAGAGAAAGAGCAATTATATGCCAAGTTTTCAAAATGTGATTTTTGGTTGCATtcggtacaatttttgggtcacgtGGTTAGTAGCCAAGGTATTCATGTTGATCCTACCAAGATCGAGGCTATTGGCAACTGGGAAGTTCCTAAGACCCCAACTCAT GCTAACGTTGTTTCCGATACGTTGAGCTGGAAGGAAAGGATTAAACCTCTGCGAGTTAGAGCACTGAATATGACTATTCGTGCAAATCTTTTTTCGCAAATCCGAGATGCTCAATTAGAGGCTGTGAAGGAGGAACATTTGAAGGATGAAGAGATTAAAGGATTGGTTAAGCAATTTGAAGTAAAGGGTGATGGGACCCGATACTTTGTAGGACGTTTATGGGTACCAACGCGTGGTGATTTAAGAAAACTTGTGTTAGATTAA